The sequence GGGCCAGCTCCGGTGAAACAAATCCAATCGGCCGCTTGATATCCCAAATGGTCTCTCCAGTGCCTCTTTTCCGGTCAAATAACACCAAGTCATTTGCATAAGCCTGGGGATTCTCGCCATTGATCAGGCTGAGCAAGGTGGATTTCCCCGCACCGTTATGCCCCCGCAGCGCCCAGCATTCCCCTTGGTTTACTTGCCAGTTGACATCATCCAAAATAACTTTTTTGTTGTACTCGATGTGGACATGATTCATCTGGATCAACGTATCAAACTTCTCCACCGGCTTGAGCTGGATCAGCTCATCCAACCTTTTATGGTCAAACCCGCTCAAGGCCGCGTGATCTACCAGATCCACTTGATGGACCTCTTCTCGCTTCGCTACTTGCACGACCTTTCCTCCATCCAGAATGGCCACGTGGCTAATGGCCTCGGGAATTTCATCAGGTGAAGTGGTCATGATCACTTGTATCCTTGAAGCGGTGATGGCCTTGAGCACCTCTCCAAAGTGCTCCCTAGTACTCACATCCAATCCCGTCATAGGCTGATCCATCAAAAACAACCTCGGATTGCGCAATAGGGCGCAAGCAATGGCAAGTCTCCGCGACTCACCATTCGACAATTTGATCAGCGATTTCTCGCCAAGGGATTGAAGCTCCAGCAGATCCATGACATTTTTCACATTCCAATGTCCACTTTGCTTTGCTTCCACACTTTCCAACTGTTCTTTCACGGTGGCGGCCTCCTCTGACTCGGAGGAATTGAACCGTTGCTGATAATAGAAATTCTGTAAGTTGGATTTATTCGTGAAGGTGTACCGCTGGGAAACCACTGCAATCAGGTCCCGAAAACTATTGATCTTTCCTTCAGCTGTCATCTTCTGCTGGTATGCCACCGCAAAATCCCGCGTTACCCTTCCCGCTGATAAAATGGTCTTCCCCAAAATCGTATCCAAAAAGGCGGTTTTCTCGGCTCCCGAGGCACTTAAAATCGCCCAGTTTTCCCCGGTGCTCATTGAAAAATCCAATTCTTGGAAAATGGTACGATCCAAGTACTTGACCTTGGCACCTTCTATTGAAAGAAATATATCCTGCGTCATTTATTTGCTAGTTTCTTGTCAATGCTTATTTCGGAATGTACAACCACATCCCGGCAAGCAAATTGCTGCCAAGTGCTTGCCTCGATAATTTTTTCATGGAGTTAGCTCCTTTCCGCTACCTTTATAGCGGATATTTACCTTACATTTTATTTTTGGTATCGATCGTAATGGTGACTGGCCCATCATTGATCAAGGCCACTTTCATGTCGGCACCAAACTCCCCTGTCTGAATGGGCTTGCCCAGATCTTTTTCTACTGAAGCGATAAATTTCTCGTAAAGCGGAATGGCCACTTCAGGTTTGGCCGCTTTGATGTAGGAAGGACGGTTTCCTTTTTTGGTGCTGGCATGCAGGGTAAATTGGCTGATCAGCAGAACATCTCCTCCTACCGCTAACAGGCTTTTGTTCATGACGCCCGCCTCATCACTGAAAATCCGGAGATTGACCATCTTCCTGCTCAGCCAAGCAATGTCCTCCTCTCCATCTGCTTCCTCGATTCCTAAGAGCACCATCATTCCGATGCCGATTTGCCCTTTTATCTTCCCGTCAATTTTCACCGAAGATTCAGAAACTCGCTGAATAACTGCTATCATTGTATTGCTGTGTTAAATAAAATTTGAAGATAGTTGAAATCAGGCAAGATATACAGTTTTACCGATGTCATTTTGGCAATGGCCCTTACCATGGGAGGTTTTATGCTCTTCAACATCTATCAATCTCCCCTGCAGCACTCACTTAATCCTCTTTTTGATGCCAATCAATACGAAAAAGCATATGCCTATTTTCGCGGAGAATCAACCGACTACCCGGTAAATTACCCCTTTAGTGTCCGCATACTGGTCCCTTGGCTTGCTGCCCAACTTCCTTTTGAAAACATCATCGACAATTTCAAAGCCCTCAACCTCTGCTTTGGCTTGGCTTGGATACCCCTTTGGTTTATGGTCGCTAAACGGATCGGCATCGACCGCTTTAAAGCATGGGCAGGTTGGTTTTGGATCACTTTTCACTGGGTGGGTGTGCTGAAGGGAAACCTTTCTGATCCCATCACGGTAGATGTGCCGCTTTACTGCTTTCAGCTTCTTTTAGTGTATGCCTTATGGAGCCAAAGGTGGGGATTGCTCCTGTTGATCACTCCCCTGATGACCATCCAGAAGGAATCCATTTTACCACTTCTACTGGCATTGGTCGCCTTTCCCGGGATTTCCCTTTGGCGTAACCATCAAAAAAAGGCGTTCTTCTTCCTCGTTGGAGCCTTTCTAGTGAGTCTCCTCAGCTTAAAATTGACAGGACACCTGTTTCCTCCTGCCAATACGGGAAACAATGGCGCTGTCAACCTGTTTTACAACACACTGGGGTTGCTGGGGCACCCTGATCTTTTTCTCCA comes from Echinicola vietnamensis DSM 17526 and encodes:
- a CDS encoding ATP-binding cassette domain-containing protein; amino-acid sequence: MTQDIFLSIEGAKVKYLDRTIFQELDFSMSTGENWAILSASGAEKTAFLDTILGKTILSAGRVTRDFAVAYQQKMTAEGKINSFRDLIAVVSQRYTFTNKSNLQNFYYQQRFNSSESEEAATVKEQLESVEAKQSGHWNVKNVMDLLELQSLGEKSLIKLSNGESRRLAIACALLRNPRLFLMDQPMTGLDVSTREHFGEVLKAITASRIQVIMTTSPDEIPEAISHVAILDGGKVVQVAKREEVHQVDLVDHAALSGFDHKRLDELIQLKPVEKFDTLIQMNHVHIEYNKKVILDDVNWQVNQGECWALRGHNGAGKSTLLSLINGENPQAYANDLVLFDRKRGTGETIWDIKRPIGFVSPELARYFPANQTCLKVVLSGLFDTMGLFKKVTPEQEQQAMDWLKLFRIAHVAQLRLTQIPLENQRFCLLARAMIKSPALLILDEAAQGMDDEQRILFRETIDHIGSHPDVSMIYVSHYEQDVPQVVDHELVLEEGKVVKQV
- the dtd gene encoding D-aminoacyl-tRNA deacylase, whose translation is MIAVIQRVSESSVKIDGKIKGQIGIGMMVLLGIEEADGEEDIAWLSRKMVNLRIFSDEAGVMNKSLLAVGGDVLLISQFTLHASTKKGNRPSYIKAAKPEVAIPLYEKFIASVEKDLGKPIQTGEFGADMKVALINDGPVTITIDTKNKM